A genomic region of Papaver somniferum cultivar HN1 chromosome 7, ASM357369v1, whole genome shotgun sequence contains the following coding sequences:
- the LOC113298377 gene encoding tetratricopeptide repeat protein 5-like isoform X1: MSSEDQHIDENLMAKATKAAEDLYHLRDTYFPANQQEKISKLQTEADLALELLNCIPSAQRKSPTQRATYEFLRGKILDVLPDYRKEAEDHLSKAVKLNPSLADAWLCLGNCIWKKGDLLSAKNCFSLALKKGPNKKILCQLSMLERSLAQGSENQAEVVEQSIEHAKEAITLDIKDGNSWYNLGNACLTSFFVTGSWEHKKLVQSLKAYQNAEKDERMKNNPDLHFNCATVNKYLENYERALSGFEAAALKDPGLNANEEVKKIVHLLDKIEASFKEHARAKRFASVTLSLHGVKLNSSHKKATLSVLEEGSNKAVEVVGKVFLLIKYNNVAPLYYLACDSEQTCFILSVYGLRADVIKEGDLLTLVEPYFREIDFYWKARRYQFKSIRVDFSEQILVNGKALASHQTVRTSIYAQHKA, encoded by the exons ATGAGCAGCGAAGATCAACATATAGATGAAAATTTAATGGCGAAAGCCACCAAAGCAGCTGAGGATCTCTACCATTTGCGAGATACGTATTTCCCGGCCAACCAACAAGAGAAAATCTCCAAGTTGCAAACTGAAGCAGATCTTGCTCTTGAGCTCCTCAATTGCATTCCCTCAG CTCAAAGGAAATCTCCTACACAACGTGCAACCTATGAGTTTTTAAGAGGAAAAATACTAGATGTATTACCTGATTACCGGAAAGAAGCAGAAGATCATCTTTCAAAAGCT GTTAAGTTGAATCCATCTCTTGCAGATGCTTGGCTTTGCTTAGGCAATTGCATTTGGAAGAAGGGAGACCTTCTTTCTGCAAAGAATTGTTTTTCTCTAGCTCTAAAGAAG GGTCCAAACAAGAAGATACTTTGTCAGTTGTCAATGCTTGAGAGGAGCTTGGCTCAAG GCTCTGAGAATCAGGCAGAAGTTGTCGAACAAAGTATTGAGCATGCAAAGGAAGCTATCACCTTGGATATAAAGGATGGAAATTCATGGT ATAATTTAGGAAATGCATGCCTCACAAGTTTTTTTGTCACTGGATCATGGGAACATAAAAAACTTGTACAGTCTTTGAAAGCTTACCAGAATGCT GAGAAAGATGAGCGGATGAAAAATAATCCAGATCTACATTTCAATTGTGCCACT GTTAACAAATATCTAGAAAATTACGAGCGTGCACTTAGTGGATTTGAAGCTGCTGCATTGAAGGATCCTGGCCTCAATGCTAATGAGGAGGTAAAGAAGATAGTCCACCTTCTTGACAAAATTGAGGCTTCCTTCAAG gaacatgctagggctaAGCGATTTGCATCTGTAACCTTATCACTGCATGGGGTAAAGT TGAACTCTTCACACAAGAAAGCCACTTTAAGTGTCCTCGAGGAAGGGTCAAATAAAGCAGTAGAGGTTGTGGGGAAAGTGTTTCTCTTGATTAAATATAACAATGTAGCTCCCTT ATACTATTTAGCATGCGATTCAGAGCAGACTTGTTTCATCCTCTCGGTGTATGGGCTGCGTGCTGATGTG ATCAAGGAGGGGGATCTGCTGACACTGGTAGAACCTTACTTCcgtgaaattgatttttattggaaGGCACGG CGCTACCAGTTCAAGTCTATCCGTGTTGATTTCTCTGAACAAATTCTAGTGAATGGAAAAGCTTTGGCCTCTCATCAGACAGTTAGGACATCTATATATGCACAACATAAGGCATGA
- the LOC113298377 gene encoding tetratricopeptide repeat protein 5-like isoform X2 has translation MSSEDQHIDENLMAKATKAAEDLYHLRDTYFPANQQEKISKLQTEADLALELLNCIPSAQRKSPTQRATYEFLRGKILDVLPDYRKEAEDHLSKAVKLNPSLADAWLCLGNCIWKKGDLLSAKNCFSLALKKGPNKKILCQLSMLERSLAQGSENQAEVVEQSIEHAKEAITLDIKDGNSWYNLGNACLTSFFVTGSWEHKKLVQSLKAYQNAEKDERMKNNPDLHFNCATVNKYLENYERALSGFEAAALKDPGLNANEEVKKIVHLLDKIEASFKEHARAKRFASVTLSLHGVKLNSSHKKATLSVLEEGSNKAVEVVGKVFLLIKYNNVAPLYYLACDSEQTCFILSVYGLRADVIKEGDLLTLVEPYFREIDFYWKARRGTGFYIVAISGAR, from the exons ATGAGCAGCGAAGATCAACATATAGATGAAAATTTAATGGCGAAAGCCACCAAAGCAGCTGAGGATCTCTACCATTTGCGAGATACGTATTTCCCGGCCAACCAACAAGAGAAAATCTCCAAGTTGCAAACTGAAGCAGATCTTGCTCTTGAGCTCCTCAATTGCATTCCCTCAG CTCAAAGGAAATCTCCTACACAACGTGCAACCTATGAGTTTTTAAGAGGAAAAATACTAGATGTATTACCTGATTACCGGAAAGAAGCAGAAGATCATCTTTCAAAAGCT GTTAAGTTGAATCCATCTCTTGCAGATGCTTGGCTTTGCTTAGGCAATTGCATTTGGAAGAAGGGAGACCTTCTTTCTGCAAAGAATTGTTTTTCTCTAGCTCTAAAGAAG GGTCCAAACAAGAAGATACTTTGTCAGTTGTCAATGCTTGAGAGGAGCTTGGCTCAAG GCTCTGAGAATCAGGCAGAAGTTGTCGAACAAAGTATTGAGCATGCAAAGGAAGCTATCACCTTGGATATAAAGGATGGAAATTCATGGT ATAATTTAGGAAATGCATGCCTCACAAGTTTTTTTGTCACTGGATCATGGGAACATAAAAAACTTGTACAGTCTTTGAAAGCTTACCAGAATGCT GAGAAAGATGAGCGGATGAAAAATAATCCAGATCTACATTTCAATTGTGCCACT GTTAACAAATATCTAGAAAATTACGAGCGTGCACTTAGTGGATTTGAAGCTGCTGCATTGAAGGATCCTGGCCTCAATGCTAATGAGGAGGTAAAGAAGATAGTCCACCTTCTTGACAAAATTGAGGCTTCCTTCAAG gaacatgctagggctaAGCGATTTGCATCTGTAACCTTATCACTGCATGGGGTAAAGT TGAACTCTTCACACAAGAAAGCCACTTTAAGTGTCCTCGAGGAAGGGTCAAATAAAGCAGTAGAGGTTGTGGGGAAAGTGTTTCTCTTGATTAAATATAACAATGTAGCTCCCTT ATACTATTTAGCATGCGATTCAGAGCAGACTTGTTTCATCCTCTCGGTGTATGGGCTGCGTGCTGATGTG ATCAAGGAGGGGGATCTGCTGACACTGGTAGAACCTTACTTCcgtgaaattgatttttattggaaGGCACGG CGTGGAACTGGTTTCTACATTGTGGCAATTTCGGGAGCTAGATAG